AGGGTCTGttaaaatattacgtaacgcaatagggggtgggggggtTGTCTGATTTTTGTTACgctttgttacgcaaaatatagggggtgggggtctttcgaaatattgttacgcgtaacaaactATTTGCATACagacaaaatattaaaaaaaaaattaaaaaattattaACTTTAAAAAGGCAAGAAATATACAAtagataataatttattgcacCGTCCTACCAAAACAAAgttctttttcaaaaaatagcatttgttacgtgttacgcataggggtgggggtggGTCTGAAAATTGCTACGAatcgttacgagggggtggggggttcttaaaaacaacgtttttcgcgtttcgtaatatttgaacaggcccTAACGCAAGCGATTTTGCTGCCATCAAGAAgtgcatgttttgttttgtgatgagaTGTTTCGTTGGGGAACAGCAGCTACCACCTTTGActgtatttttattattgtatctATTTCTTCTTAATCTTCACCGCCGCTTCCATTCGCTTTGACGAAGTTGAGCTGCTGCCATCTCGCGGATAcagacgtgtgcgtgaaatcacggtatttcaacatggtgaagtataggaagtatattttaaaatgcttctaAAATGATATTAACAGTGATatattgaaaacttttaaatgcATAGGgttagaattttcaaaaactatATGTTAGACTAcaaatctaaacatgttttttaatcgaaataattagacttttgtgttgccaatctaaaagtaaattaaatttctaacccgaataatcaaactatttttggctaaaatgtgttttaacgttttaacaatcattttaaaattgacgttctatatcccttgccgggtgaaataaaaaagcatcattcggcccccattttgttttctcgctttcgtcagggccaattaGCCACAGTCATCATCACCACAGCCAGCAGCAGAGCACTAAAACAATGAAGAGGCCATACTTTGTGCTCAGGGATATTTATAATTTTGCTATCATTCAGATATGTCCCGTTTACTCATTCCATTCGGGTTACAGGAAACTTTATAGCGTTTCGGTTGTGAATTATTTCGGAACACTACCTCTCTTCGACTGTAAACAATTTTAACTGGTCGTAATCTGAACATGATATATGCTTATAATATTTATTCAACAACATGAAATAGAAAATTAGTACGAGTAGCAAATACTCTACATGGTAATTGAATTGTTTGAAAGAATGAAAATGCATTtagtaaaattgttttttttttgcttccataatgcataaaaaaacaaacatcaACAGTTAGCACGTGCAGGAAAAGGCGGCAAGCTTGGTATCATTTTGGTGCGCAATATTTGTTTGATAGATGTGACAGCTGGTACGCATGACACCATGAATGGCGCCTAGCGCCACCAAACAACGTAAAGCCACAGTCAATATTCTAACGTACTTTGATTTACACAGCTTTTTAAGTaatatactcaatccagttgaaacccgaaattgggtgctagcgaagttggatttttctcacaatccgtacgttaaacctaacttcggaagtggtgcgctgaatagcgctttgcgatatgaaaacagcgcaccacttccgaagttgggtttaacgtacggattgtgaaaaaaaatccaacttcgctatcccccaattccggttttcaactggattgagaatatttATCCTAGCCTGtgtgtctgttatctgtggtttgaactacaccgttcatggtttgaactaaattcgtaccatggtttgaactactggcAGCAGTGGCAGCcgctcctaaatataatactaattaCATGCCTGAAACGCTGAAGAAAcctatagaaaagcaaatttgttttactattcatcttaTGGCATTAGatttattatcattattattatggATCCTGTAAACCTCctgtggtgcaaagggccgacttgaaagatctccatcctgagcgttgcccggctatcgctttaacctgttgccaggttagatttcggtcgactttttttatttctttattgaggcttcgccgtcaTGAGcccctgggtctgcctctgttgcgatgtcccgctgggttccagtctaatgcttgtgtacagatttcgtttccgcccctacgtagagtgtggccgacccagccccacttccgatcccgaatttctgttgctatcggcctctggtcacaacgacgatggagctcgttgtttgagatccagttgtgaggccaccaggcccgaattatataccgcagccACCTGTTGAAGGACACctacagccgttgagtgttctccactgatacacaccatgtttcgctagcgtataacagcacagatttcacgttagagttgaaaattcgtaatttggtgcgttcacttatctgcttgtttttccagatatttcctaaactcgcaaaagcagtctgacgccatttggctaccaagatattggaagctttcaacaatctccactggttgcccggctactgtgagactggaaggagtcaccgtgtttacatccaacgatttggttttgttgacgttgatgactaaatctGCCGAGgaagagcgctcggcaaggttgttgagcttactctgcatatcagagcgccgttgcgcgaggagtgcaacgtcatcagccaattcgtagTCTTTTATGTGcttcatggttataggctgccataacagcccagggtttggttcacggtcaatcgcatctaccagaatttcgtcgattacgatgatgaacagtaacggtgatagaatacatccttgcctcacaccagctacgacccggatagggtcggacaagaccccattgtacagtactctacacgaaaaggcctcgtactgtgcttcgatgagggcgatgattttctcaggaacccccttgcgtctcagggcgccccacatattctcgtgattgagacggtcgaaagctttttcgtagtcaatgaatagcaagtaaagggactcttggaattcgttgacctgctccagaataagGCGGAgcatgacaatatggtccacacaggatcttccggcacgaaaTCCGGCTTGCTgagccggagagtcgcatcgatcttctcctgaatccgtgctaggataattttgaacagaactttgagaacggtacacaacaacataatgcctcgccagttatcgcatacagtcaggtcaccctttttggcaccttcactaagataccttgcatccagtcgaccggaaaagttgcggtgtcccagatattacgaaataaacgatgcagtagttaagcggatgtcatggggtcagctttgagcatctcggctgatatgcagtcgacccctggggctttattcgatttcatgctttggatggctgtttgaatctctagcaatGATGgagctcgaaccagcgtttcagctggtcagttgggtcggtcaataactgatcattcgcgtctttcacaggcatcgttgcattcatcttcgccccactTAATCGTCGTGAGATACCGTAGacgaggcgaatgtccccggttgcggtggctctctctccttcgtcggccagagagtctgcccacgctcgcttgtcccgtcgacatgagcgattaacttccttctcaagagccgcgtatcgttgacgggctaagactttggctcctctggttttcgatcgctctatcgcggctttggcttctcttctcggtgatccattgttttctctgggtgcgtagttcgcccagattgttctcgctggtggcgaagaaggcattcttgatggcggtccattggtcttccacgctgtcaccttccggaatatctacagcacgcgtctccagttcttcaacgaaggaccgtttcactgtggcatcttccagtcggcgtgtgttgaatcgtcgtccaactttttcctcctgccgacgaatccgcgcaatgcgcaggcgtatttcggcgatgaggaggtgatgatcagacgcgatgtCGGCACTatggctccgtttccattttcggctgatgcagttgtggtcgatttgattttctgtaaagccgtcacgggagacccacgtgaccttgtgaaccggtcgatgagggaagagcgatcccccgatcaccatgtcgttattactccgttttcactcatttctccgagaccatggcgtcccataatgcgctcatggttcgagttgtcggatccgatcttcgcattgaagtcacccaaacagatcttgatatcacccttcggaattctatctacgatggcattgagttgactgtagaagttctctttgtcttgcagatcggcagcatcggttgacgcataacattggattatagtaatgtttcggacccgtgttctaaatctggcaacgattatcctttcacttaaagtttcccacttcataagcgcagagtgtgcctgagcgcttagtaggaagccaactccgcgatgccggggaccgtgttcacctcgtaaaccttctgtgttctccaaagtttggccaacggacttcactcagttccaggatctcaagcttcatgcggcgtgcctcattggcaagttgtgccaatttaccctgctgggctagggttaaaacgttccatgttcctattcgtgtccgttgtttcgcgctaagagtcgtcgccgtaaagtcagtccgtattctttcattatcggattctcgaacaaattgatgtttcgggaacagtaggttgttggcccaaggttccctatccaccgggatgggtcTGCCATCTTATggatagcttccggggaatagcatttcatactcagccgctggatgccagaacagacgctgttggagccgcacctcatTGGTGGACAGaggctcgatcagtcgggtcaaatatgtttaaagtcccacccaacaccaggactaggctagtgcgctttgagcggcacacggtcgctttgatagggcctgcttggggacacatgcagctttttatagaagttcaacagagcccactgtcgaaccccaccacatcctaggcagaccgcacaagacgcaccctctcactctaccTGATGccaacacatcatctattcatcgactcgGCTATGTAatgcaaaaattggccattttcaaaccCCTTCCCTCctctgtcacactttttgtatgaatcattaaattttttgtatgaattgtcacacttcgggcaacCCTCCTTCCCCCTTTGAGCGTTACGTAAtgtatggatgctccctaaggCCCTTTTGGAAAGTTAAGCGAAAAATTGTTTGATTACGAAGGGACAGTATTATAAGGTCTTAAAAACGgtactgtcccgttaaatacggtacgtatttAAGGTTAATTGGCAAACACAATTATGGATACATCTATGCCCgaggagtcgagaatgtttcccacccaaaaACATTCAAGACCAAAGCGAGAACTGAGCTCGTTATCTACGAATTGTCAATCCTACGCAAGACTAATGGGTGTTCCACATCATATTGCATCACGGATCATCACATCATATTGCATGCTGTGAATAAATGACCTTGGTCTTGTCTTTCAGACAATAAAATATGTTCCATAAGTAAGCTGAGGAAAGTCTTGGACAGGTTCAACTTTTTGTCCACATCCCTGACCGAAGCAGTGGGATTCCACTTAAAAGCTTTCACGACACGCCCATAAATGATCACTAaagttcttctcggaggcattcctccaacgttacccgaatAAATGGAAACCAAACATTGCAACGAGCAATGAGATCCGATGAGATGATCCGGCAATGATCacaataatcttcttcttcttctaattggcattacatccccacactgggacagagccgcctcgcagcttagtgttcattaagcatttccacagttattaactgcgaggtttctaagccaagttaccatttttgcactcgtatatcatgaggctaacacgatgatacttttatgcccagggaagtcgagacaatttccaatccgaaaatagtctagaccgacaccgggaatcgaacccagccaccctcagcatggtcttgctttgtagccgcgcgtcttaccacacggctaaggagggcccaatgatgaatatctaaaaatagattatgtgcggattctgtacagcagagtaccacagtagatcacggcacagtagcggttaagaaacacagagtgcctatacCAAATAAagtatggaataaaaaaaataaatagaacATCCATTCAGACGGCATTTCTCCTTCCATTCGATACTCAGAGTTTCATAGAAACGTTTAGAAACGTTGAGTGGACGATTCCGAGTTGTTTTTCGATGTCCCGATGAGACAGTTGAGGATTTTCCAGACGTGCCTGTGTTAAACCAATTTGCGTCGTTGCTTTCCGAGTGACGCAATTTTCTCCTATTTTCGAAAAACTGACATCGATAAAAATACAGTGAAAACAGTACACTCTAAACTTGgttaattttcttttttgcaTTTTACTTACTTTTAATTTCTTGTAGAACAAACAAAAGAGCGGCAAAACATAACTAGATAAAGGCGAGGTTATTGATCACCACAGTGCAATAAACAAAGCAAACAACCATTCCATGTAGGCATTATCTGTAGTTGAACAAAGAGATTAAGGAGTAGGTTGTAAGCAATGAGCTATACTTTAAGTAAAATCTAGCTCCTTGGGTTTGAAGGGCACCGACTATTGCTGACTACTCTTCACTTTGCAACTTACAGGACAGGCAACGCGTTCTACATAGCGAACTCAAAATACAACTCGATTTGTGAACAAACGTACACAGTTGGGTTTTACCTCAAAGATATAATAAGTGGTGTGCAACTACCTCACACTTGGACATGCGAGTGAGCAACAATACTTCTTAATTAGACTGCGATTAATTTGAGTTTTATTAGTCATCAAACGCCATCAAACGCCACAATTCATAGCAATTACGGAGCTGATTTGTCAGTCCAGGCAAATCAGTTCAGATGACAGTTAAGACAGACAGTTGATAACTCTTATATCATTATATATATTAGCATAATTTGTATTGCAGGTTCGttaagagcctcttgaagagttTGCAAATAGTCGAGTTGTATAAAGAAACAATGAAGTCAGCACGTAACCATTGTAAAACGTTGAGCTACGctaatttatttctttttgtttctctttttttcagCCTTGATCTATAAACTGCTCACAAGCTGTCCAGgaattgaaaatatatttctacTGGTACGAAGTAAACGCGGAAAAGATATATTCTCACGTGTAGAAGAAATCTTCGATGATGCCGTAAGTGTCAGATCTCCCACGTACCCAATCTCACAGTTCCTCATAATGATTTCCCATTTTCTATCCAACCTCTAACCCTCATAGATGTTCGACAAAATGAAAGTAGCATGCCCAAAGTACGACCACAAAATCCGCGCCATCGCGGGCGACTGCATGCTCCCGAACCTCGGTATCAGCCCATCCGATCGGGAAGTGCTGATCGAAAACGCAAACATCGTGTTCCACCTGGCCGCCACCGTGCGGTTCGACGAGAAAATGAAAACCGCCATGCAGATCAACGTCAAAGCCTGCCGGGACGTCCTCGACCTGTGCTACGAAATGAAACACCTCAAATCGATCATCTACGTGTCGACGGCGTACACCCAGTGCCCGCAGAAGGTGGTGGACGAGCGGTTCTACGAACCACCGATCGACTCGAAGAAGATGATCTCGCTGACGGATTGCGTCAGCGACAACATGATGGAAAACATCACACCCATGTGAGTATACTGATTATAGAGACAACTAGGAAACACCAATTTTCTAGGATCTCACAAGTCTCCAGAAGACGTCGGTAACTGATTTGGGGGAATTCACGGTGGAACAAAATCACGTCATGATTTCGCAGTTTGCTGCTAATTCGACTTAGATGGGGAGCAGTTGTTGATTTAGCCGGAAATCGCGAGTGGTGCCACGCTTTCTACGCACCTCATTATCTCAATTCCAATATACTGTTAGTATCAATCTCTTGATGGAAATGATTTTAGAAACAAGCTGTTTCGGTGGAAACATCATTCAAGTGGCGGTCCTTTCAACTTTCGCCACAAATTTATAATTGATCAACTTTTCCTAATTTAACTCAATTGGGAACTGACACGTTCGAAACAAGCtgaaatcaaaaccaaattatAAATGCAGGTCTTCTCTATGATACAGAAAAATTCACACTATaggatttaatttaatttttgtaaCAGTTTTGCTAGTTGTAAGCGTAAAGAACATTTGGATTTGAACATTGACTGGGTTCATGCCTGCAGCATGTTCAGCTATGATAGGATCATGAAAAATGACTCCTTTTCGACGATAACTTCAGTTGATGCACGTGCAAAATAGCTTAGCATAACTTCAGTGGTTTTTTTGGATTAGAATATAAGCCTACCAAAAACACTGAAAACCACTGAAGAGAAATCTGCTCAAACCATCAAGCAACCATATTCCCCATCGTGGCATCATATTCTCAACAGTTCCTTTACAGCACCCTTGACAGTGGTGACGTTATCTCGGTGGATTTTGTGATTCCTTGTATGGCGAATGACAAACGAAAGTTTCGAAAACCGTACGAACAGGTCGTAAGGAGAAGGTCAAAACCGGTTAGTAGCAGGTTTTACAAatgcaatttttattttgtgactGCAATTTtagttccgaaaaaaaaaacttatcccACTTTTTAATGCGGTTTGTCGAGCTGGGCTTCGCCAGATGATCTTAAAGCTAATTTTGGGGATTCAATTCAAGCATTCGATTGATCACGCACGATATCCTCACAGATGGAATGGATGgaataatattagtaattaCCTTTGCCTCCTTTTCTCTCTTGTAAATGTCAAGGTAATAATATTATCATCTCGCAACAATCGTTTGTCCCCAATCTGCAAcggaataggacaatgatcgtgTGCCGTGCATCCGGTTTattgatgatgtttttggtaaaAACAAATTAGTTGTTATTATTTGGACACAAACATAGCCATCTGTAGACATGATTTCAGTTTACTTATCAAATATATGAATAATCCcagtttgaaaagttcgtaACAAACATCTCATCATATTTGCAGATCAAAATGAATATTCCCATCCGCGCAATAACTAATCAGAATTTCTTGCTTATTTATGTTGTTTGCTAAAGGCAGTGAAATTGTTAACAACATGAGATAATTTCATTTGGACTTTGTTTTTCGGTGTGATCGATATGGAAATATTAACACAAGCCCAGGAGCATGGTCCTTAATTAGTCACAAGGTGCCATAAAATATCAAACAGAATTATATTATGTatacagcgccgtagcgtgtggttggccaggttgtcCCATGCCAGGCCTCAGGagggcgccgaaatcaagaatGTCGCTATAGGAAATATGATTAAAAATTATTCTCAGATTCAATGGTTCAAAATGATTCAGATTCAAGCGATCAAACGATTTTCTCCATGTGCGGtttataagagtcttctccattcggctttatggagggtccgcaagtcatcttccacctgatcgatccaccttccccgctgcgcacctcaccctcttgtgcccgtcggatcattgtcaaGAATCATTTTAACCGatttactgttcgacattctggctatgtgcccAGCCTACCGCAGTCGttcgattttcgcagtgtgaacgatggatggttcacccagcagctcatgcaactcgtggatcattcgcctcctccacgtaccgtctgccatcGCACCCcagcgaacctgcgccgcgcctgcctacgggcacggaggcgaatgcagcgagcacgcacagaagaggagcgtgttgaacgacgggtggcgttcgtggctgctagagccgctctaaagactgagattagatcaagcaaaaaagtctgcttcgagggcctgtgtcaaagtgccaacgcgaatccatggggtgacgcctataggatcgtaatggccaagacacgtggtaagcatatgcggtatgtatttccaaaattttcgtttcaggtggttcgaaacgaaattccgcggaatttatgcatggcgaaatctgatttttggatttcgtttcgtaaaattacaaaaatttcgctagaaaaacctaacttttaacgaaatttaacggaattccgcggaatttcgaaagcaatttaaacttaaatcatgctgcctcgtacggtcgtgtattatcaaaaattttgcctgcgccgctgaacaaaatcataaagttctatcccatttttttcaaaagtgatctGACTCcggctcagagtgtaaatgtatttagatatatgaatcagatcagtatgaCTTTGTCAAAAAAGCAAAGCAGTGGTGCGGATTTCTAGGGCTCTTGTGAAGTCTTTTTAGAGCGCCTCTTTCACATTtattttgcgttggattgatttgaaacacggttttatttttcgagttttcaaaataacttcgtttacaataaatatttagtcgcttaccaaggagGCTTCACTTGAATAAG
The nucleotide sequence above comes from Armigeres subalbatus isolate Guangzhou_Male chromosome 3, GZ_Asu_2, whole genome shotgun sequence. Encoded proteins:
- the LOC134220212 gene encoding fatty acyl-CoA reductase wat-like, with the protein product MTVAAYQDVAAASKLQPTTTVTSTTVISDAAQVEQKLTEIQQFYERTSVFITGGTGFLGKTLIYKLLTSCPGIENIFLLVRSKRGKDIFSRVEEIFDDAMFDKMKVACPKYDHKIRAIAGDCMLPNLGISPSDREVLIENANIVFHLAATVRFDEKMKTAMQINVKACRDVLDLCYEMKHLKSIIYVSTAYTQCPQKVVDERFYEPPIDSKKMISLTDCVSDNMMENITPILLDKWPNTYTFTKAIAEDVVRQNSRGMPIGMFRPGIGKYRFYPARTTAQSLTSLGLVITLIFL